The nucleotide sequence CTTGAATAATTTTTCCGCCGGAAATTAAAACTTCTTCCTGTCTTTTAATTTCATAATCAATCCCCCTCTCCACCGATTTAAAAGAATTGAGATTTTTAATTTCAACTTTTGTGCCTAATTTTTTTAAATCCTTTGTTATGCTTATATTAGCCTCAACCCGCATCTGTCCCTTTTCCATATCAGCGTCAGAAACGCCTATGTATCTCAAAATCAATTGAAATTTTTCAGCAAATTCTCTTGCCTCCTTGGCTGAAGTTATCACCGGTTCAGTTACCAGCTCCATCAAGGGTATTCCGGCCCGATTAAAATCAACCAAAGAATACTCCTGGCCGGCGGAATGAGCCAGCTTGCCGGTGTCCTCTTCCAGATGAATTCTGGTTATCTCAATATTCTTTTCACCAACTTTTAAAACTCCTTTCAAGCACAAAGGCTTGTCGTATTGGCTGATCTGATATCCTTTCGGCAAGTCAGGGTAAAAATAATTTTTTCGGTCAAATTTAGAATCTTCTAAAATTTGGCAGTCCACGGCGAGTCCCGTTTTAATTACTTTTCTGACCGCCTCCTTGTTTATAACCGGAAGCGTGCCGGGATGACCCATGCAGACGGGGCAGATATTAACATTGGGCCCGCCTGCATCGCTATGCGAAGCATTGCGGGCAGGATTTTTCTCGTCCGGATCATTCAAACAACCGCAAAACATTTTCGTTTTGGTCTTCAGTTCAGTATGTATTTCTAATCCGATCACCGGAAAATATCCCATAACATTTCTCAATTTTTAATAACAATAAAATCACATTTCGGAAAGTCCGCTCTCAAACGCTTCTTGAAGCGCTGATGAAATAATATCTTCCAATAAAGAATAATCCCGCTTATCAGCCGATTGCATTGCGTCAACATAACGTTTTCTATCTTCTTCCGTTTCAACTTTAATTTCCAGAAGTGGAAGTCCTAATTTCAAAAATATAAAATTAGTTATAAGGCGAGCCGTTCTTCCGTTATAATCGTTAAAAGGATGAATCCAGACAAACTGATGCTGAGCCCAAGCAATTAAAGATATTACTTCTTTGAGATATTTATTCACTTCTGATTTCGGCGAAATATGCTTCAAACGTTCATTCAAATCATCGCAAAATTGCCTTATCAGAATCGGCACATTGTAAAACTTCGGCGGATGATAATCGGAAACTTCTACTTCAATTTTCCTAAACTCGCCAGCCGATTTCGGAAAAATCCACGCAAAACATTTTTTATGAATGGCCAAAATCAATTCGGAGGAAATCAAAGAATCCTTTTTAATTAAACCCTTGATAAATTTCAGACCCCTCTCTACTCCTTCCGCTTCCAAACGCGCTAATTCAGCGCGCGGAATAATTCCGAATTTTGTTTCCCTGAAACTGGTGGCGTCTTTTGGCCTCGTAGAATCTTTCTTTTTTGACGCTAGAAAGCTTTAAAAAATTATACAAAAGAAAAGCCCTCACAAGTTCTTTGCATTTTTGCGATTTATCAATTTTTTTAACATTACAATTCCTCATTTTTTTTAATTCTATCAACTCTTCTTTGAAAAATCAATTACGCGCATATGCGCCGCAATTGAGCAAAAAAGGAAATAAGGATGTGTTGATGTCTGACGTCAACATCTCGCTTGATGCCACGATTTGTGATTTCAAGCTAACGCCCCTCCCCAACGCCTCACCGCAAATAATTCAAAGGGAGCTTAGCTCCTTTTGTTAGATTTGGGTTTCTTTTTTGTCTGTGGCCACCCTGCCTCCCTGCCACTGCCCGCGATAAAGATTTGCCTCCCCTTTTACCTCGTAAAACATTGCATGAGCCACTCTGGCTCCCATCTCAATCTCCACTTCGCAGGGACCGAGATTAGCGATGCCAAAGGTTAATTCTCCGCAATAACCGGGTGAAGCGTTGCCTGTAAAAATCATCAAGCCGGAGCGGAAAAGGGTTGTCCTTGGACGGAAAAGAATCAAAATATCTTCCGGCGTATTAACTTTTTCTATAGTTTTCATTAAATAATATTTCCCGGGTTTAAAAACAAAGCTTGAAGGTTTTCCGGAATCGTATTTAGCTAAAGATTTTATTTCCGGCGTCTTTCTCTCTTCTACCCCCAGAAAACCTGCTCCTTCCAATTCATATATCTCCCCTATCCGCAAATCAAAACCAGCCCCTTCGGGATTATTCAATTCCCTCTCGCAGAGACCTTCCACTAATTTCTTTTCCTTTACCAATTTATGAAGTTCCTTTATCCCCAATATCATATTTTAACAATATTTTATTTTTTGGAATTGTTTCCTGAATTTAACTACTTGTTTTCTTATTGACTCGGGATTTTCTTTATCTAAAACAACCCCCTTAATAAATCCGGCGATTTTTTTCATTTCCCTTTCCTTCATTCCATATCTTGTCATTTCCTGAGCCCCTAAACGGACTCCCCTCGGATTTTCAATATCAACTTTTCCAACGACGATAATATTCTTATTAGATATAATATTAGCTTTCTCCAATTCTCCGGCGACAAAATCACCTCCTCCTTGACTCTCAACATCCAAGCTTACTTGATGGCTATTGGTAAATCCCCCTTTCTTCCCTCTAACGCTGAATCCCAATTTATCAAGTTCTGAGGCCAAGGCCTTAGCGTTCTTTATTATCTGCGCCCCGTAGTTTTTGCCGTATTTTTCCATTTCTTTAAGGGCGACATATAGGGCAGGCACCCGGTGAAGATGATGATTGGAGGAAAATCCGGGGAAAACTTTTTTCTGGATTTTTTTCTGCAATTCTTCGTCAATATTCCCGATAATTATTCCTCCTTGAGGGCCGGGGAAAGTTTTATGGGTTGATGAAGTGATGATATCAGCGCCTTCAGCTAAAGGATTTTGAAAACATCCGGCGATGATAAGGCCGAAAACATGCGCGGCATCATAAACTATTTTAGCGCCGATTTTATCGCACTCTTTTCTTAATTCTTTTATGGGTTGGGGAAATAAAATAACTGAACCGCCCAGAACTATGAATTTAGGTTTTATTTCCGAAATCATTGCCTTGGCTTTTTCCAAGTCCATACCCAATCCTTCTTGATCAAAGGGAAAATGAGAAACATTCAGTCCCAACATTCCGGCCGCGCCGACTTTTTCGTGAGAAACGTGAGAGCCTCCGGCAATACCGAGAGTAATAATATTATCCCCTCTTTCGGCGAGCGCGGAAAAAACAGCTAGATTAGCTATTGTTCCGGAAATGGGGCGGATATCAACGAAATTGGCTTTAAATTGCTTTTTAAATTCTTCTATGGTCGCTTCCTCTATCGGGTCAACATATTTTAATCCTCTATAATATCTTTTATAAGGCAATCCCTCAGCATACCGATGCATCAGGTCAGAACAATAACATTTCTCGGCTAAGGGAGACATTACGTTCTCGGAAGCGATTAAATTAATACACTCCTTTCTCCATTTATTGTGTTTTTGCAGAAGAGTTAAAACTTTGTCCATAGAATTAGTATTAAGTATTAAGTATAATGCTTTACCAGCCGAATTCGCTATAAATTATACCACCTAAAATGCATTTTAATGCTTGCCTTGAATGGGGCATAAAGTTTTTAGGCAATTCATCCAAGCTAAACCATTTTAAATCATCGCATTTATTGGGCTCCATTATTTTAGGCTCGCTTTTCCAATTGTTAATTCTAAAATAAATCTCTATTCTTTCTTGATCAGATTGCTTTTTGTGAATTACATGAATCAACTCCAAATCTTTCGGCTCTATATCTATACCAACCTCTTCCTTCACCTCCCTGAAGACTGCCTCACTGAAAGTTTCGCCACTATCAACGTGTCCGGCGGGAAAATCATACTCGCCATCGTGAAACCCCGTATTAAATCTTCTTAAGAGCAGAATGCTATTATTTCTAATCAACACCAAGTATACAGCCGGCGTTATTTTAAACCTCTCCATATTTATAATTTATATTGAAAATTGAAAATTAAAAATTTACGACTATAATTCTCCTAAGGTGGTTTGGAATTTTGATTCCAGGTCTTTCATCATTTCTTTATGGAATTGCTCATCATAATCTTTAGTTAAGGCCTTTATCGCCCCGCAGCATTTATTTTCCAGACAAAATCCGGCCGCAAAGCACTTTGGAGCAATATGTTCAGCCAGCCATCCCAATTTCTTTTTTTTCAGTAAATTCTTAATGGCTATCACCTCTTTGAGACTCAATCTCCTCAACTCTTCCTCAACCGTAGAACAAGTTCTCAAGGGATAATAACCGGCAATTAAGTTGAAAAGATTATAATCCTGAACAACGTCTATTCTCAAACCCCTTGGAATAACAAATATGGCATCTCGCTCCCTTACTCCCATGGAGATCAAACGAGAATAAACTTCCAAAGAATCTAATGCTCTTCCCAAATATCCACATAAGAACTCTTTATTATTCCTGACACTTGGCGGTATGGAAAATACCGAATTAAGGGCATCAATCATTTTCGGGCTGACTTTTTTGTCCTTAATGCTTGTTTTATATTTATTGAAAACTTTAACTGCCCGTTCAGCGCAATAATAGACCGACTCCACAACCATAGGAACCGTCCTGTGCCTTTTCTTATCGCCCCAAACCCTCCAGGCAACCGAAGAAAACATCTTGATATTGGCCGATAGTCCATAGTCCCTCGCTATCTGTTGGCGTTTCTCAAGCAATCCCATCCATTTGTCTTTGAATGTTGTTCTGTCCTTAACAGCCTCCTCAATTTCCTTTTTTAATCCGTCTAATCTTTTTTTCAAGGCCGGCGTAACAACAAAATCGCTGGATACAATTTGAAAATCTTCTTTACTCTTCTTCTTTTTGGCGATGTCTCTGACCAAACTTATTTCTTTCGGATCTCTAAAAATACTGGGGAACGGATAAGTGTTTCTCGGAGCAACCACTCTCGTAGCATATAAAAGATCAACGCCAAATTTCTTTAACTCTTTTCCCACTTCCTTAAGCACCATTCCGATTTCTTCAGGCATCCATTCTTTTTCAACTTCGTATTCCCTTTTCAGGGAAACAATTGATTCTATCGGCAATTGAATTATTCCTGTGCCGTAAATTCCGTATTGAAGTATCTTGCTGGCCTCGTCTTTTTGAACGCCTTGTCCTAAAAGCCAATTGAGGATATTTATATTTTTCTCCGAGGCTATTCTGTAGATTTCAGACGCCTTCTCGTTTTCTGATATGGATGAAGGGTAGACAATGTCATTAATTGTCGTATCGGTTCTTCTTCCTGACGCCATTATAGCTGAAGCAAAAACTATGCCGGTTAATCCGGAGTCAAGAAATTTACTCGCCTCGTAGGAAAAAGACAATACCGGAGTCGTGGACATTGAGGCGTGGCCTATCAAAGACGACTTCCTTAAAATGTTTTTTATTTTATCGTTAAGATTTTCACCTTTATCTGTTATTTCTTTCAGGACATTTTCAATTGATTTTCCGCTAAAAGTAAGGAGTCCGGAAAGAGCGACTATTTCTTGAGGATTTAAAACCCCTGTCTCGTCTTTAAAAACAGGGATGATTCCCAAAAATTTGATTTTAAGATTAGAAGTTGATAAAGACATAGGTTTAGGATTTAGGTTCTTCGCTTAATCTGCTTCCGACAGCTCCTTGCTGTCCGGCGTACTTATGATCTTTCTGCTTCGTATAAATGATTTCAGCCGGACTGGAAAGGGTTTCAAAAGTCATGGCGCAGATTCTCATTCCCGGATACAGAATAATTGGCCTAACGCTCATATTTCCGAATTCCATTACCGCTTTTCCGTGCCATCCTGGATCAAACCTGGCCGCGGTTGAATGGACAACCAGTCCTATCCTCCCCAACGAAGATCTTCCGTCCAAGCGTCCCATTAAGCTATCAGGCAAAATTATATTTTCTTTAGTAACGGCAATGACAAATTCCCTCGGCTGAATTATAAACGGGCAATCATCTTCTATAAAAAATTCTTCCATTGATTCTTCTGAACTTTTACTTTTCCTTACATCAATAAATGAATAATTTGAAGGCTTGAAAATTCTGAATTCGTTCCCCAGATGCATATCCAGAGAACAAGGTCCTAATTGTTTTTCAAAATCAGGAGAAGGTTCTATTTTTATTTTCCCCTCTTCTATATATTTTTTTATATCGAGATCAGATAGAAT is from Candidatus Nealsonbacteria bacterium CG07_land_8_20_14_0_80_39_13 and encodes:
- a CDS encoding NUDIX hydrolase is translated as MERFKITPAVYLVLIRNNSILLLRRFNTGFHDGEYDFPAGHVDSGETFSEAVFREVKEEVGIDIEPKDLELIHVIHKKQSDQERIEIYFRINNWKSEPKIMEPNKCDDLKWFSLDELPKNFMPHSRQALKCILGGIIYSEFGW
- a CDS encoding Asp-tRNA(Asn)/Glu-tRNA(Gln) amidotransferase subunit GatB, whose protein sequence is MGYFPVIGLEIHTELKTKTKMFCGCLNDPDEKNPARNASHSDAGGPNVNICPVCMGHPGTLPVINKEAVRKVIKTGLAVDCQILEDSKFDRKNYFYPDLPKGYQISQYDKPLCLKGVLKVGEKNIEITRIHLEEDTGKLAHSAGQEYSLVDFNRAGIPLMELVTEPVITSAKEAREFAEKFQLILRYIGVSDADMEKGQMRVEANISITKDLKKLGTKVEIKNLNSFKSVERGIDYEIKRQEEVLISGGKIIQETRGWDEVKGKTFSQREKEGAHDYRYFPEPDLPPMEISSELINEIKAELPELPSQRGERFKRDYFLDEKIAEVLVANKSLGDYFEKVVSTVKNREDKNFIKLASNYIITVLQSFFNKSSSVKSTEGKDFKASPENFAEVILSVEDGRISSTIAKVILEEMFETGKNPSLIIKEKGLVQITDEGDLNSIVKEVISENQKAVEDFKKGKEASVQFMIGKLMEKTKGKANPDIVRKLLRDNLAGS
- the dcd gene encoding dCTP deaminase → MILSDLDIKKYIEEGKIKIEPSPDFEKQLGPCSLDMHLGNEFRIFKPSNYSFIDVRKSKSSEESMEEFFIEDDCPFIIQPREFVIAVTKENIILPDSLMGRLDGRSSLGRIGLVVHSTAARFDPGWHGKAVMEFGNMSVRPIILYPGMRICAMTFETLSSPAEIIYTKQKDHKYAGQQGAVGSRLSEEPKS
- a CDS encoding serine hydroxymethyltransferase, with translation MDKVLTLLQKHNKWRKECINLIASENVMSPLAEKCYCSDLMHRYAEGLPYKRYYRGLKYVDPIEEATIEEFKKQFKANFVDIRPISGTIANLAVFSALAERGDNIITLGIAGGSHVSHEKVGAAGMLGLNVSHFPFDQEGLGMDLEKAKAMISEIKPKFIVLGGSVILFPQPIKELRKECDKIGAKIVYDAAHVFGLIIAGCFQNPLAEGADIITSSTHKTFPGPQGGIIIGNIDEELQKKIQKKVFPGFSSNHHLHRVPALYVALKEMEKYGKNYGAQIIKNAKALASELDKLGFSVRGKKGGFTNSHQVSLDVESQGGGDFVAGELEKANIISNKNIIVVGKVDIENPRGVRLGAQEMTRYGMKEREMKKIAGFIKGVVLDKENPESIRKQVVKFRKQFQKIKYC